In a single window of the Nocardioides sp. L-11A genome:
- a CDS encoding cyclase family protein, whose protein sequence is MSENPASGARRQVATSPFGPDDQIGRLNLMTPESRASVMSRIDPTRMFDLSVDYFIGMPSWQMVGDPAYQIWMTHTPHGTVNDGLPGISKELTEYVGYSGDSILMYTHTGTHIDTLNHYGYNGRIYNNFTEAEHLGSRHWYKSGADQMPPIIARGVLLDFATLRGVDMLPDNYGITPEDVDECLTAQGSEIRPGDVVLIRTGRMRAWPDHEAWGGNPPGINRAAAVYLVDKGAMIVGADTICVEQGPAHDDDNYTPVHTYLLAEAGAPLIEALNLEELAEAGVHEFAFFAACLRLRGATGSPLRPWVFPLTQG, encoded by the coding sequence ATGTCCGAGAACCCCGCATCCGGCGCGCGGCGCCAGGTGGCGACCAGCCCGTTCGGTCCCGACGACCAGATCGGTCGACTCAACCTGATGACGCCCGAGTCGCGTGCGTCTGTGATGAGCCGGATCGACCCCACCCGGATGTTCGACCTCTCGGTGGACTACTTCATCGGGATGCCGTCGTGGCAGATGGTGGGCGACCCGGCGTACCAGATCTGGATGACGCACACGCCGCACGGCACCGTCAACGACGGGCTCCCGGGCATCTCCAAGGAGCTGACCGAGTACGTCGGCTACTCCGGCGACTCGATCCTGATGTACACGCACACCGGCACCCACATCGACACCCTGAACCACTACGGCTACAACGGCCGGATCTACAACAACTTCACCGAGGCCGAGCACCTCGGCAGCCGGCACTGGTACAAGTCCGGTGCCGACCAGATGCCGCCGATCATCGCGCGCGGCGTCCTGCTCGACTTCGCGACGCTGCGGGGTGTCGACATGCTCCCGGACAACTACGGCATCACGCCGGAGGACGTCGACGAGTGCCTCACCGCCCAGGGCAGCGAGATCCGGCCCGGCGATGTCGTCCTGATCCGCACGGGGCGGATGCGGGCCTGGCCCGACCACGAGGCGTGGGGCGGGAACCCGCCGGGCATCAACCGCGCCGCCGCGGTGTACCTCGTGGACAAGGGCGCCATGATCGTGGGCGCCGACACGATCTGCGTCGAGCAGGGCCCCGCCCACGACGACGACAACTACACGCCCGTGCACACCTATCTGCTGGCCGAGGCCGGAGCGCCGTTGATCGAGGCGCTCAACCTCGAGGAGCTGGCGGAGGCGGGGGTGCACGAGTTCGCGTTCTTCGCAGCCTGTCTGCGGCTGCGCGGAGCGACGGGCTCGCCGCTGCGCCCGTGGGTCTTCCCGCTGACCCAGGGCTGA
- a CDS encoding sensor domain-containing protein, with amino-acid sequence MSSSPAVRPDDVRPDGAVRSGRWAVTGYALLQVLLFVPIVVTFVLVAVSSVLVVVWVGILLLAGLLPAMRGLAGLHRSMAGRILGTSLPAPYLPLTGGPLADLRTRASDPMTWRDLLWMLWAMTFGFVVSLLAVVLFLGVVTLPIWWYGVIPLLRGRAAVDRAILTTGRTERLEQRVEALTASRAVVVDHSAAELRRIERDLHDGPQARLAAVSLSLGLADDLFESDPEAARRLINEARGTSSTALGELRDVVRGIHPPVLADRGLAGAVSALALDMAVPVELALDVPGRLPAPVESAVYFAVAECLANTAKHSGAANSWVSLQHDGSVLRGRIGDDGRGGADLRKGTGLPGIAARLAAFDGTLSVSSPPGGPTVVTWEVPCSPSASSSPRTMRS; translated from the coding sequence GTGAGCAGTAGTCCCGCCGTCCGTCCCGACGACGTCCGTCCCGACGGTGCGGTGCGTTCCGGCCGCTGGGCGGTGACCGGCTACGCCCTGCTCCAGGTGCTGCTCTTCGTCCCGATCGTGGTGACCTTCGTGCTGGTCGCGGTCAGCTCGGTGCTGGTCGTGGTCTGGGTCGGGATCCTGCTCCTGGCGGGCCTGCTGCCGGCGATGCGCGGGCTGGCCGGGCTGCACCGCTCGATGGCGGGCCGGATCCTCGGCACCTCGCTGCCGGCGCCCTATCTGCCCCTGACCGGTGGGCCCCTCGCCGACCTCCGCACCCGCGCGTCCGACCCGATGACCTGGCGCGACCTGCTGTGGATGCTGTGGGCGATGACCTTCGGGTTCGTGGTCTCGCTGCTGGCGGTCGTGCTCTTCCTCGGCGTCGTGACCCTGCCGATCTGGTGGTACGGCGTCATCCCGCTGCTCCGCGGCCGCGCCGCCGTCGACCGCGCGATCCTGACGACCGGCCGCACGGAGCGGCTCGAGCAGCGGGTCGAGGCGCTGACCGCGTCGCGAGCCGTCGTCGTCGACCACTCCGCCGCCGAGCTGCGCCGGATCGAGCGCGACCTCCACGACGGGCCGCAGGCCCGGCTGGCGGCCGTGTCGCTCAGCCTGGGCCTGGCCGACGACCTCTTCGAGTCCGACCCCGAGGCCGCCCGCCGGCTGATCAACGAGGCCCGCGGTACGTCGTCGACCGCGCTCGGCGAGCTGCGCGACGTGGTGCGGGGCATCCACCCGCCGGTGCTCGCCGACCGCGGCCTGGCCGGCGCGGTGTCGGCGCTGGCGCTCGACATGGCGGTACCGGTGGAGCTCGCCCTCGACGTACCCGGGCGGCTGCCGGCGCCGGTCGAGTCGGCGGTCTACTTCGCCGTCGCCGAGTGCCTGGCCAATACCGCGAAGCACTCCGGTGCGGCCAACTCGTGGGTGAGTCTGCAGCACGACGGGTCCGTCCTCCGGGGCCGGATCGGTGACGACGGCCGCGGCGGCGCGGACCTGAGGAAGGGGACCGGACTCCCCGGGATCGCCGCGCGTCTGGCAGCCTTCGACGGAACCCTGTCGGTGTCGAGCCCGCCCGGCGGGCCCACCGTCGTCACCTGGGAGGTTCCGTGCAGCCCCTCCGCGTCGTCCTCGCCGAGGACCATGCGCTCCTGA
- a CDS encoding thiolase family protein, whose product MRDAVVVAAVRSPVGRRAGVLSTVHPADLSAQVLSALVTDAGLDPVEVDDVIWGCVSQVGEQTFDIARTAVLSAGWPESVPGTTVDRQCGSSQQAIHFAAAGVVAGHYDLVVAGGVESMSRIPMGSAVGDRSPLGELYTKRYGDGMPNQGLGAEQIAREWSLDRAVLDAYAQRSHQRAAAAVAAGSFAGQIAAIETPDGTVTVDEGVRADCSLDTLAGLRTPFLADGVVSAGNSSQISDGSAALLITTSEIAATRGWKPLARIHTAVVVGSEPNVMLTGPIPATAKALARSGLGLADIGAFEVNEAFASVPLAWQATYDAPIESLNPVGGAIALGHPLGGSGARLATTLVHHMRDRGIRYGLQTMCEGGGQANATIFERV is encoded by the coding sequence ATGCGAGACGCAGTCGTCGTCGCGGCCGTCCGTTCCCCCGTCGGCAGGCGAGCCGGTGTCCTCTCCACGGTCCATCCCGCCGACCTCTCGGCGCAGGTGCTGTCCGCGTTGGTGACCGACGCCGGCCTCGACCCGGTGGAGGTCGACGACGTGATCTGGGGATGCGTCAGCCAGGTCGGCGAGCAGACCTTCGACATCGCGCGCACCGCCGTCCTGTCGGCCGGCTGGCCCGAGTCCGTCCCGGGCACGACCGTGGACCGGCAATGCGGTTCGTCCCAGCAGGCGATCCACTTCGCCGCCGCGGGAGTGGTGGCCGGCCACTACGACCTCGTCGTGGCCGGTGGCGTGGAGTCGATGTCGCGGATCCCCATGGGGTCGGCGGTCGGTGACCGGTCGCCGCTCGGTGAGCTGTACACGAAGCGGTACGGCGACGGGATGCCCAACCAGGGCCTCGGCGCCGAGCAGATCGCCCGGGAGTGGTCGCTGGACCGGGCGGTGCTCGACGCCTACGCGCAGCGGTCGCACCAGCGCGCCGCCGCCGCCGTGGCCGCGGGGTCCTTCGCCGGCCAGATCGCGGCCATCGAGACCCCGGACGGCACCGTGACCGTCGACGAGGGTGTCCGTGCGGACTGCTCCCTCGACACGCTGGCCGGGCTGCGCACCCCCTTCCTCGCCGACGGCGTCGTCAGCGCGGGCAACAGCTCCCAGATCAGCGACGGGTCCGCGGCGCTGCTGATCACGACCTCGGAGATCGCGGCGACGCGCGGCTGGAAGCCGCTCGCGCGGATCCACACCGCCGTGGTCGTCGGCAGCGAGCCGAACGTCATGCTCACCGGCCCGATCCCCGCCACCGCCAAGGCGCTGGCGAGGTCGGGCCTCGGCCTGGCCGACATCGGCGCGTTCGAGGTCAACGAGGCCTTCGCCTCCGTTCCCCTCGCCTGGCAGGCGACGTACGACGCCCCGATCGAGTCGCTCAACCCGGTCGGGGGCGCGATCGCCCTCGGTCACCCGCTGGGCGGCTCGGGCGCGCGTCTCGCGACGACCCTGGTCCACCACATGAGGGACCGCGGCATCCGCTACGGGCTGCAGACCATGTGCGAGGGCGGCGGTCAGGCCAACGCCACGATCTTCGAACGGGTGTGA
- a CDS encoding amidase: MTSAEDRVRVLLDLFGLEVDRAEIASVARDYATLRAQADEMHRTAVDGRPRDTSVPKAFAAGAARSAVPSAGVGCTIEETAADLRSGAITSMSLVAACFDRVDRLDAGLGAFVRTFRDAAMAAAESADRELAAGRDRGPLQGIPIAVKDIVATAEGATTANSLVAPPRWDGDADATVIARLRDAGAIITGKTTTNEFALGLNDPSKGFPMPRNAWDPRRYAGGSSSGSAIAVATGMVLGSVATDTAGSVRHPSALNGVTGLKVSRGRVPLTGVVPLSPSLDTVGPIARSARDCAHLLGAMAGHDPSDGASYVDPVPDYADALDGSVEGLRIGWPAAYFLDEGNVAEPVRAGVVAAVATLREAGASIVEIELPHADIAKIACQVVLLSEALAYHRDELAAQWSAYGVYHRGLLARGALFGAADYVQAMKVRDLFAAQVARVLRECDVIALPTMPTGARLLDETDPTMMDRWSGASFMSQWNLVGLPACALPVGYDGNGMPVSMQLVGRHLGEATVLRAADAFQRLTTFHLAAPAEPAEPGR; this comes from the coding sequence GGTGGCGCGCGACTACGCCACGCTGCGCGCGCAGGCCGACGAGATGCACCGGACCGCCGTCGACGGCCGGCCGCGCGACACGTCGGTGCCCAAGGCGTTCGCCGCGGGTGCGGCCCGGTCCGCCGTCCCGTCCGCCGGGGTGGGGTGCACGATCGAGGAGACCGCCGCCGACCTGCGCTCGGGTGCGATCACCTCGATGTCCCTCGTGGCCGCCTGCTTCGACCGCGTCGACCGTCTCGACGCCGGTCTGGGCGCCTTCGTCCGCACCTTCCGGGACGCGGCGATGGCCGCGGCGGAGAGTGCCGATCGGGAACTCGCGGCGGGTCGCGACCGGGGGCCGCTGCAGGGCATCCCGATCGCGGTCAAGGACATCGTCGCGACCGCGGAGGGCGCCACGACCGCGAACAGCCTGGTCGCTCCGCCCCGATGGGACGGCGACGCCGACGCGACCGTGATCGCGCGCCTGCGGGACGCGGGCGCGATCATCACCGGGAAGACGACGACGAACGAGTTCGCCCTCGGGCTCAACGACCCGAGCAAGGGCTTCCCGATGCCGCGCAACGCCTGGGATCCCCGTCGCTACGCCGGCGGCTCCAGCTCGGGATCGGCCATCGCGGTGGCGACCGGCATGGTCCTCGGCTCCGTCGCGACCGACACCGCCGGCTCGGTGCGGCATCCCTCCGCGCTCAACGGCGTCACGGGCCTCAAGGTCAGCCGCGGACGGGTTCCGCTCACGGGCGTCGTCCCGCTCTCGCCGTCCCTGGACACGGTGGGCCCCATCGCGCGCTCGGCTCGCGACTGCGCCCATCTGCTGGGGGCGATGGCAGGACACGATCCGTCGGACGGTGCCTCGTACGTCGACCCGGTCCCCGACTACGCCGATGCGCTGGACGGCTCGGTGGAGGGACTGCGCATCGGCTGGCCGGCGGCCTACTTCCTCGACGAGGGCAATGTCGCCGAGCCGGTCCGCGCGGGTGTCGTCGCCGCTGTCGCGACGCTGCGGGAGGCCGGCGCCTCGATCGTCGAGATCGAGCTCCCGCATGCGGACATCGCCAAGATCGCCTGCCAGGTGGTGCTGTTGAGCGAGGCGCTCGCCTACCACCGTGACGAGCTGGCGGCGCAGTGGTCGGCGTACGGCGTCTATCACCGCGGACTGCTGGCTCGCGGGGCCCTGTTCGGCGCGGCCGACTACGTGCAGGCGATGAAGGTCCGCGATCTGTTCGCGGCGCAGGTCGCCCGGGTGCTGCGCGAGTGCGACGTGATCGCCCTGCCGACGATGCCGACCGGAGCGCGGCTGCTCGACGAGACGGACCCGACGATGATGGACCGCTGGTCGGGAGCGTCCTTCATGTCCCAGTGGAACCTGGTCGGGCTGCCGGCGTGCGCACTCCCCGTCGGGTACGACGGCAACGGCATGCCGGTCTCGATGCAGCTCGTCGGCCGCCATCTCGGCGAGGCCACCGTCCTGCGGGCCGCCGATGCCTTCCAGCGCCTGACCACCTTCCATCTCGCCGCCCCCGCCGAGCCCGCCGAGCCCGGCCGCTAG
- a CDS encoding glutathione peroxidase translates to MTSLHDFKATAIDGREIDLSSYDGSVVLVVNTASKCGFTPQYQGLQELYDTYGERGFTVLGFPCDQFAHQEPGTDDEIAAFCERNYGVSFPMFAKVDVNGKEAHPLYQWLKKEQGGLIGGAIKWNFTKFLLGRDGQVLDRYAPTTEPAKMSGDIEKALG, encoded by the coding sequence ATGACGTCCCTCCACGACTTCAAGGCCACCGCGATCGACGGCCGGGAGATCGACCTGTCGTCGTACGACGGCTCGGTCGTCCTGGTCGTCAACACGGCTTCCAAGTGCGGCTTCACGCCGCAGTACCAGGGCCTGCAGGAGCTGTACGACACCTACGGCGAGCGCGGCTTCACCGTGCTGGGCTTCCCCTGCGACCAGTTCGCCCACCAGGAGCCCGGCACCGACGACGAGATCGCCGCCTTCTGCGAGCGCAACTACGGCGTCTCGTTCCCGATGTTCGCCAAGGTCGACGTCAACGGCAAGGAGGCGCACCCGCTCTACCAGTGGCTGAAGAAGGAGCAGGGCGGGCTGATCGGCGGCGCCATCAAGTGGAACTTCACGAAGTTCCTGCTGGGCCGTGACGGGCAGGTGCTCGACCGCTACGCCCCCACGACCGAGCCCGCCAAGATGTCCGGCGACATCGAGAAGGCTCTCGGCTGA
- a CDS encoding MMPL family transporter, with amino-acid sequence MSLSLSALPTRAARWSATHPWRAIGAWLAFVVIAVGLAATIPTNDVEDADYRIGESGRAGAMIEEAGLDEPPSESVLVRARAGELDLADGGAAAAELADRMRTTPGVAGVGDAVPSADGTALLVPVELTADDVDAAPLLDVTAAVQDAHPDLEITQAGDVTIDEAINERVGEDLRAAEFISLPITLVLMLLAFGALIAAGLPVLLAATSVAATIGISAPISWLVPAESTVLSMIVLIGMAVGVDYSLFYLKRERQERAAGRSTLDAVAIAAETSGHAILVSGGAVIASLAGLFVLSDVTFNSLATGAILVVAVAVLGSITVLPALLVKLGRWVDRPRLPLLWRMTRRVRTGSISGRILGPVVRHPVAALIVSSLGIVALAVPAFGMKTHQASIETLPADIPAVQTLRSITKAFPAEGTAAQVVVAGAEPAAARSALEELAAAAGAGDDFATAGAEVRTSEDGGTSVVDLPLPYEEADDRATEAIERLRADLAPAALDGLGAGSSWAVGGGAAESLDRLDLRTERMPILLGFVLLLTMVMMMLAFRSVLLGLVSTVLNLASVGVAFGLLSIVFQHGVGEGLLDFTSPGFVIEWIPIFVLVVLVGLSMDYHVFVLSRIRELIDRGLPARDAVHRGIADTAGVITSAAAVMVSVFAIFATLSMMEMKMMGVGLAAAILIDATVIRLVVLPAVLMLLGERAWPRRSRRSTMDVAAAPAPALVR; translated from the coding sequence ATGTCCCTCTCCCTGAGCGCGCTGCCCACGCGGGCCGCCCGCTGGAGCGCCACCCATCCGTGGCGCGCGATCGGCGCCTGGCTGGCGTTCGTGGTGATCGCCGTCGGCCTCGCGGCGACGATCCCCACCAACGACGTCGAGGACGCCGACTACCGGATCGGCGAGTCCGGCCGGGCCGGCGCGATGATCGAGGAGGCCGGCCTCGACGAGCCGCCGTCGGAGAGCGTCCTGGTGCGCGCCCGGGCCGGCGAGCTCGACCTCGCCGACGGCGGCGCTGCGGCGGCCGAGCTGGCCGACCGGATGCGCACGACGCCGGGGGTCGCCGGGGTCGGCGACGCCGTGCCCAGCGCCGACGGTACGGCGCTGCTCGTCCCCGTCGAGCTGACCGCCGACGACGTCGACGCCGCACCGCTGCTCGACGTCACCGCCGCCGTCCAGGACGCCCACCCCGATCTGGAGATCACCCAGGCCGGAGACGTCACCATCGACGAGGCGATCAACGAGCGGGTCGGCGAGGACCTGCGCGCCGCCGAGTTCATCAGCCTCCCGATCACGCTGGTGCTGATGCTGCTGGCCTTCGGCGCGCTGATCGCGGCCGGCTTACCGGTGCTGCTCGCCGCCACGAGCGTCGCGGCCACCATCGGCATCAGCGCGCCGATCTCGTGGCTGGTGCCGGCGGAGTCGACCGTGCTCAGCATGATCGTGCTGATCGGCATGGCGGTCGGCGTCGACTACTCGCTCTTCTATCTCAAGCGAGAGCGCCAGGAGCGGGCCGCCGGCCGGTCGACCCTCGACGCGGTCGCCATCGCGGCCGAGACCTCCGGGCACGCGATCCTGGTATCCGGTGGCGCCGTGATCGCCTCGCTGGCCGGGCTCTTCGTGCTCTCCGACGTCACCTTCAACTCGCTCGCCACCGGCGCGATCCTCGTCGTCGCGGTCGCCGTCCTCGGTTCGATCACGGTGCTGCCGGCGCTCCTGGTCAAGCTCGGCCGCTGGGTCGACCGGCCGCGACTGCCGCTGCTGTGGCGGATGACCCGCCGGGTCCGCACCGGCTCGATCAGCGGCCGGATCCTCGGCCCGGTGGTCCGGCACCCCGTCGCGGCGCTCATCGTGTCGTCGCTCGGCATCGTCGCGCTCGCCGTACCGGCGTTCGGGATGAAGACCCACCAGGCCAGCATCGAGACGCTGCCCGCCGACATCCCGGCCGTGCAGACGCTCCGCTCGATCACGAAGGCGTTCCCGGCCGAGGGCACCGCCGCCCAGGTCGTCGTCGCCGGCGCCGAGCCCGCCGCGGCCCGATCCGCTCTCGAGGAGCTCGCTGCTGCAGCCGGTGCCGGCGACGACTTCGCGACCGCGGGGGCCGAGGTGCGCACCTCCGAGGACGGCGGTACGTCGGTCGTGGACCTTCCGCTGCCCTACGAGGAGGCCGACGACCGCGCCACCGAAGCGATCGAACGGCTCCGCGCCGACCTCGCGCCCGCCGCCCTCGACGGCCTCGGCGCCGGCAGCTCGTGGGCCGTCGGCGGCGGCGCCGCCGAGTCGCTCGACCGCCTCGACCTGCGCACCGAGCGGATGCCGATCCTGCTGGGGTTCGTGCTCCTGCTGACGATGGTGATGATGATGCTCGCGTTCCGCAGTGTCCTGCTGGGCCTGGTCTCGACCGTGCTCAACCTGGCGTCGGTGGGCGTCGCCTTCGGCCTGCTGTCGATCGTCTTCCAGCACGGGGTCGGCGAGGGGCTGCTCGACTTCACCAGCCCCGGCTTCGTGATCGAGTGGATCCCGATCTTCGTCCTCGTCGTCCTGGTCGGCCTCTCGATGGACTATCACGTGTTCGTCCTCAGCCGGATCCGCGAGCTGATCGACCGCGGGCTGCCCGCCCGGGACGCCGTCCACCGCGGCATCGCCGACACCGCCGGCGTGATCACCAGCGCCGCCGCGGTCATGGTGTCCGTGTTCGCCATCTTCGCGACCCTGTCGATGATGGAGATGAAGATGATGGGCGTCGGCCTCGCCGCCGCGATCCTCATCGACGCCACGGTGATCCGGCTGGTCGTGCTGCCCGCCGTGCTGATGCTGCTCGGCGAGCGGGCCTGGCCGCGGCGCTCGCGCCGGTCGACGATGGACGTGGCCGCGGCGCCCGCGCCCGCGCTGGTCCGGTGA
- a CDS encoding response regulator transcription factor, with protein sequence MQPLRVVLAEDHALLRAGLTQLLEAKDFTVVAAVDNLAELERALDDPSAEAAVVDVRMPPTFTDEGLRAAISVRARRPGFPVLVLSQYVEQLYARELLASGEGAVGYLLKDRVSDVAEFVDALRRVADGGTVLDPSVVAAVLDRRRDTPVDRLTEREREVLALMAEGRANAGIAQALVVTEKAVAKHINSIFAKLDLPTDTDDHRRVRAVLEWLRI encoded by the coding sequence GTGCAGCCCCTCCGCGTCGTCCTCGCCGAGGACCATGCGCTCCTGAGAGCGGGGCTCACCCAGCTCCTCGAGGCGAAGGACTTCACCGTCGTCGCGGCGGTCGACAACCTGGCCGAGCTCGAGCGGGCACTCGACGACCCGTCGGCCGAGGCGGCCGTGGTCGACGTACGGATGCCGCCGACCTTCACCGACGAGGGCCTGCGGGCCGCGATCTCGGTGCGTGCGCGCCGGCCGGGCTTCCCGGTCCTGGTGCTGTCGCAGTACGTCGAGCAGCTCTACGCGCGCGAGCTGCTCGCGAGCGGCGAGGGCGCGGTCGGCTACCTCCTCAAGGACCGGGTGTCCGACGTCGCCGAGTTCGTCGACGCGCTGCGCCGGGTGGCCGACGGCGGTACCGTCCTCGACCCGTCGGTCGTGGCGGCGGTGCTCGACCGCCGGCGCGACACCCCCGTCGACCGGCTGACCGAGCGGGAGCGTGAGGTGCTCGCGCTGATGGCGGAGGGGCGCGCCAACGCCGGCATCGCGCAGGCGCTCGTCGTCACCGAGAAGGCCGTCGCCAAGCACATCAACAGCATCTTCGCGAAGCTCGACCTGCCCACCGACACCGACGACCACCGGCGGGTGCGGGCGGTCCTCGAGTGGCTGCGGATCTGA
- a CDS encoding nitroreductase family protein gives MNPVDIAEPLHSRWSPSVFDDRHVLDDEQLTRLLEAAQWAPSAGNRQPWRYLVAVRGSATHDVLVRHLSRGNSGWVPRASVVLVSVAVLAEEGEEAGDPTIPAHDVGQASAHLTLQARAMGLHAHQFAGFDHDGVAAALGVPPHARVVAAIAVGRRGDPADVPERDAERDHRIRRRRPLEETAFTRWGEAWPGLVPSGPTVAPQAE, from the coding sequence ATGAACCCGGTCGACATCGCCGAGCCGCTGCACTCCCGCTGGAGCCCGAGCGTCTTCGACGACCGCCACGTGCTCGACGACGAGCAGCTCACCCGACTGCTGGAGGCGGCCCAGTGGGCGCCCAGTGCCGGCAACCGGCAGCCCTGGCGCTATCTCGTCGCGGTCCGGGGCAGTGCCACGCACGACGTCCTGGTGCGGCACTTGTCGCGGGGCAACTCGGGCTGGGTGCCGCGGGCCTCGGTGGTGCTCGTCTCGGTTGCCGTCCTCGCCGAGGAGGGCGAGGAGGCGGGCGACCCGACCATCCCGGCCCACGATGTCGGCCAGGCCTCCGCCCATCTCACCCTGCAGGCCCGCGCGATGGGCCTGCACGCCCACCAGTTCGCCGGCTTCGACCACGACGGTGTCGCGGCCGCGCTCGGCGTACCGCCCCACGCGCGGGTGGTCGCGGCGATCGCCGTCGGCCGGCGGGGCGACCCGGCCGACGTACCCGAGCGGGACGCCGAGCGGGACCACCGCATCCGCCGCCGCCGGCCGCTGGAGGAGACCGCGTTCACCCGCTGGGGCGAGGCCTGGCCGGGGCTGGTGCCGTCGGGCCCGACGGTCGCGCCGCAGGCCGAGTAA